A portion of the Ficedula albicollis isolate OC2 chromosome 4, FicAlb1.5, whole genome shotgun sequence genome contains these proteins:
- the LOC101812359 gene encoding transmembrane emp24 domain-containing protein 11-like, with product MKSKLIGFLMNFWISFSLALYFHIGEREEKCIIEDIPSDTLVVGNYKVQRWDIHKHDFLESAPGLGMFVTVTSPTGEVLLSKLYGPQGTFSFTSYLSGEHIVCLQSNSTRFAVTAGSKLRIHLDIRVGEHFLDESAIQAKDKVNEVNVRLEHLIEQIHHVTREQDYEREREEKFRKTSEETNSNILWWAIVQTLILISVGIWQIKSLRDFFISKKLV from the exons atgaaaagcaaattaatagGATTTCTTATGAacttttggatttctttttcactcGCTTTGTATTTTCACAttggagaaagagaagagaaatgcatAATTGAAGATATTCCCAGTGACACCTTGGTAGTTG GGAATTACAAAGTACAACGCTGGGATATACATAAACATGACTTTCTTGAATCTGCTCCTGGTTTGGGAATGTTTGTGACTGTCACAAGTCCTACTGGTGAG GTACTGTTGTCAAAACTATATGGGCCACAAGggacattttcttttacatcCTACCTCTCTGGGGAGCATATCGTCTGTTTGCAGTCTAACTCCACAAGATTTGCAGTGACTGCAGGAAGTAAACTG CGTATCCACTTGGACATCAGAGTTGGGGAACATTTTTTGGATGAATCTGCTATTCAAGCTAAAGACAAAGTAAATGAAGTTAATGTCAGACTAGAGCATCTAATTGAGCAAATTCATCACGTAACCAGAGAACAAGACTATGAAAGA GAGCGTGAAGAAAAATTCCGGAAAACAAGTGAAGAAACCAACAGCAATATTTTGTGGTGGGCTATAGTACAAACACTAATCCTCATCTCTGTTGGAATCTGGCAAATCAAATCTCTCAGAGATTTCTTTATATCTAAGAAGCTTGTTTAA